The following are encoded together in the Citrobacter arsenatis genome:
- the tyrA gene encoding bifunctional chorismate mutase/prephenate dehydrogenase, whose amino-acid sequence MVAELTALRDQIDEVDKALLDLLARRLELVAEVGEVKSRFGLPIYVPEREASMLASRRAEAEALGVPPDLIEDVLRRVMRESYSSENDKGFKTLCPSLRPVVIVGGGGQMGRLFEKMLTLSGYQVRILEQQDWDRAPEIVSDAGMVIVSVPIHVTEQVIAKLPRLPSDCILVDLASVKNGPLQAMLAAHDGPVVGLHPMFGPDSGSLAKQVVVWCDGRQPEAYQWFLEQIQVWGARLHRISAVEHDQNMAFIQALRHFATFAYGLHLAEENVQLEQLLALSSPIYRLELAMVGRLFAQDPQLYADIIMSSESNLALIKRYYQRFGEAIGLLEQGDKQAFIDSFRKVEHWFGDYAKRFQSESRTLLRQANDSRP is encoded by the coding sequence ATGGTTGCTGAATTGACCGCATTACGCGATCAAATTGATGAAGTCGACAAGGCGCTGCTGGATTTACTGGCACGCCGCCTGGAGCTGGTTGCCGAGGTCGGTGAAGTAAAAAGCCGCTTTGGGCTGCCAATCTACGTGCCGGAACGGGAAGCCTCTATGCTGGCCTCCCGCCGGGCGGAAGCAGAAGCCCTTGGCGTGCCGCCGGATCTGATTGAAGATGTGCTGCGTCGCGTTATGCGTGAGTCCTACTCCAGTGAGAACGACAAAGGGTTTAAAACGCTTTGTCCTTCTCTGCGACCAGTGGTCATCGTCGGTGGTGGTGGTCAGATGGGGCGTCTGTTTGAAAAAATGCTCACCCTGTCAGGTTATCAAGTACGGATCCTGGAGCAGCAGGACTGGGATCGTGCGCCGGAGATCGTCTCTGATGCCGGCATGGTGATCGTTAGCGTGCCGATCCACGTCACCGAGCAGGTGATCGCCAAATTACCGCGTCTACCGTCCGACTGTATCCTGGTGGATCTGGCTTCGGTGAAAAATGGTCCTTTGCAGGCGATGCTGGCGGCGCACGACGGCCCAGTGGTGGGATTACACCCCATGTTTGGTCCGGACAGTGGCAGCCTGGCAAAGCAGGTCGTCGTCTGGTGTGACGGACGTCAGCCGGAAGCGTATCAGTGGTTTCTGGAGCAGATTCAGGTGTGGGGGGCGCGGTTGCATCGGATTAGCGCCGTTGAACACGATCAGAACATGGCGTTTATTCAGGCATTACGTCACTTTGCGACCTTTGCTTATGGTCTGCATTTAGCGGAAGAGAATGTTCAACTCGAGCAGTTGCTGGCGCTCTCTTCGCCGATTTACCGCCTTGAGCTGGCGATGGTCGGACGTCTGTTTGCCCAGGATCCTCAACTCTATGCCGATATCATTATGTCGTCTGAGAGCAACCTTGCGCTGATCAAACGCTACTACCAACGTTTTGGCGAGGCGATCGGTTTACTGGAGCAGGGAGATAAGCAAGCGTTTATCGACAGCTTCCGTAAGGTGGAACATTGGTTTGGCGATTATGCGAAACGCTTCCAGAGTGAAAGCCGTACTTTGTTGCGCCAGGCGAATGATAGCCGTCCTTAA
- the raiA gene encoding ribosome-associated translation inhibitor RaiA: MTMNITSKQMEITPAIRQHVADRLAKLEKWQTHLINPHIILSKEPQGFIADATINTPNGHLVASAKHEDMYTAINDLINKLERQLNKVQHKGEARRATTSVKDANFVEAEEE; the protein is encoded by the coding sequence ATGACAATGAACATTACCAGTAAACAAATGGAAATTACTCCGGCAATTCGCCAGCATGTCGCAGACCGTCTCGCCAAACTTGAAAAATGGCAAACTCATCTGATTAATCCACATATCATTCTGTCTAAGGAGCCACAAGGTTTCATTGCTGATGCCACCATCAATACACCGAACGGACATCTGGTCGCCAGCGCAAAACACGAGGATATGTACACCGCAATTAACGATTTGATCAACAAGCTGGAACGGCAGCTCAATAAAGTGCAGCACAAAGGCGAAGCCCGTCGTGCAACAACTTCAGTCAAAGACGCCAACTTCGTCGAAGCAGAAGAAGAGTAG
- the pheA gene encoding bifunctional chorismate mutase/prephenate dehydratase — protein sequence MTSENPLLALRDKISTLDEKLLALLAERRGLAVEVGKAKLLSHRPVRDIDRERDLLDRLIQLGKAHHLDAHYITRLFQLIIEDSVLTQQALLQQHLNKINPHSARVAFLGPKGSYSHLAARQYAARHFEQFIESGCAKFADIFNQVETGQADYAVVPIENTSSGGINDVYDLLQHTSLSIVGEMTITIDHCVLVSGTTDLDTIETVYSHPQPFQQCSKFLNRYPHWKIEYTESTSAAMEKVAQANSPRVAALGSEAGGVLYGLQVLEHIEANQTQNITRFVVLARKAINVSDQVPAKTTLLMATGQQAGALVEALLVLRNHNLIMTKLESRPIHGNPWEEMFYLDIQANLESPQMQKALKELGEITRSMKILGCYPSENVVPVDPS from the coding sequence ATGACATCGGAAAACCCATTACTGGCGCTGCGCGATAAGATCAGCACGCTGGATGAAAAATTACTGGCCCTGCTGGCTGAGCGACGTGGGCTGGCCGTAGAAGTTGGCAAAGCTAAACTGCTTTCTCATCGTCCAGTACGTGATATTGACCGTGAACGCGACCTGTTAGATCGACTGATTCAGCTTGGCAAAGCACACCATCTTGATGCTCACTACATTACTCGCCTGTTCCAGCTCATCATCGAAGACTCCGTCCTGACTCAACAGGCACTGCTGCAGCAGCACCTGAACAAAATCAACCCGCACTCCGCGCGCGTTGCTTTCCTTGGACCGAAAGGATCATATTCCCATCTCGCCGCACGTCAGTACGCTGCCCGCCATTTTGAGCAATTTATTGAAAGCGGCTGCGCGAAATTTGCTGATATCTTTAATCAGGTTGAAACCGGACAAGCTGACTACGCGGTGGTACCGATTGAAAACACCAGCTCCGGTGGGATTAACGACGTTTATGACCTGCTACAGCACACCAGCCTGTCTATCGTTGGCGAGATGACCATCACGATTGACCACTGTGTCCTGGTGTCCGGCACGACGGATCTCGACACTATTGAGACAGTATACAGCCATCCGCAGCCTTTCCAGCAATGCAGCAAGTTCCTGAATCGCTACCCGCACTGGAAGATTGAATACACCGAAAGCACCTCTGCAGCGATGGAAAAAGTTGCGCAGGCTAACTCACCGCGAGTGGCGGCCCTGGGGAGCGAGGCCGGGGGCGTACTGTATGGTTTGCAGGTTCTTGAGCACATCGAAGCAAACCAGACGCAAAACATCACCCGCTTCGTGGTACTGGCGCGCAAAGCAATCAATGTTTCCGACCAGGTTCCGGCGAAAACAACGCTGCTGATGGCAACAGGACAGCAGGCCGGTGCGCTGGTTGAAGCGCTGCTGGTACTGCGTAACCATAATCTGATTATGACCAAGCTGGAGTCACGCCCAATTCACGGCAACCCTTGGGAAGAGATGTTTTATCTTGATATCCAGGCCAACCTGGAATCCCCGCAGATGCAAAAGGCGTTAAAAGAGTTGGGTGAGATTACGCGTTCAATGAAAATACTTGGCTGCTATCCAAGCGAAAATGTGGTGCCGGTCGACCCGAGCTAA
- the pheL gene encoding pheA operon leader peptide PheL → MKLVPFFFAFFFTFP, encoded by the coding sequence ATGAAACTTGTCCCGTTCTTCTTCGCATTCTTTTTTACCTTCCCCTGA